A genome region from Arthrobacter sp. SLBN-100 includes the following:
- a CDS encoding NlpC/P60 family protein — MTTRATARHRAEVTKTNSLAIIAKAVGGNAGGVGRQAAVIAAASGLVLTSGLAANAADANVQRDSAPASNLEVESTVEAPISAESTIAISFEKPAVTTTPAPVVEAPEPEVEVQEAPAPAATPVVAAKVTASAPAAAPAASASGKGAAILSAAYAQLGVMQDCTMLVTNSLAAVGINFHDWPAGYLSLGRTVSAAEAQPGDLIYYADGGAGVAHIAVYAGNGQAVHGGYNGNQTVVFSANVGSGPVFIRVN, encoded by the coding sequence ATGACTACTCGTGCAACCGCACGGCATCGCGCCGAGGTCACCAAAACCAATTCGCTCGCCATTATTGCCAAAGCTGTAGGCGGCAATGCAGGAGGCGTTGGACGCCAGGCAGCAGTGATCGCAGCCGCTTCCGGCCTGGTCCTGACCAGCGGCCTGGCAGCCAACGCTGCTGACGCCAACGTCCAGCGTGACTCCGCTCCGGCTTCGAACCTGGAAGTTGAATCAACGGTTGAGGCGCCGATTTCGGCTGAGTCCACCATTGCCATTTCCTTCGAAAAGCCCGCAGTGACCACCACTCCGGCTCCCGTTGTGGAAGCGCCGGAGCCCGAGGTTGAGGTCCAGGAAGCCCCCGCTCCGGCCGCCACCCCTGTTGTAGCCGCCAAGGTGACGGCCTCCGCTCCTGCCGCAGCCCCCGCCGCTTCGGCGAGCGGCAAGGGTGCAGCTATCCTTTCGGCCGCCTACGCCCAGCTCGGTGTGATGCAGGACTGCACCATGCTGGTTACCAACTCCCTGGCCGCCGTCGGCATCAACTTCCACGACTGGCCCGCCGGCTACCTTTCCCTGGGCCGCACCGTGAGCGCCGCTGAAGCGCAGCCGGGCGACCTGATCTACTACGCCGACGGTGGCGCCGGTGTGGCACACATCGCTGTCTACGCCGGAAACGGCCAGGCAGTGCACGGCGGCTACAACGGCAACCAGACGGTTGTTTTCAGCGCCAACGTTGGCTCCGGCCCGGTCTTCATCCGCGTGAACTGA
- the fdhD gene encoding formate dehydrogenase accessory sulfurtransferase FdhD, with product MGRVTQRRKVHKYVLDGSPKALEFPVRHREDVLAVEEPLEIRLGQLSFSVTMRTPGDDFDLVAGFLVSEGIIWSAEQLVSLRFCAGEDENGVQTFNVVEVQLRPDVTIPSIGRHIYTSSSCGICGTDSVESVRKSSRYSLDEDPLSIDAELLASLPGLLRKSQRVFEDTGGVHAAGLFKITDDGGAELLCLREDVGRHNAVDKVVGWALREGLLPLRGTVLQVSGRASFELVQKAALAGIPVLAAVSAPSSLAVELAEASGMTLAGFSRGTSLNIYTGDQRIVRPAVHVPARTLP from the coding sequence ATGGGCCGAGTGACCCAGCGCCGCAAGGTGCACAAGTATGTCCTCGATGGTTCTCCAAAGGCCCTCGAATTTCCGGTACGGCACCGCGAGGATGTCCTTGCGGTGGAGGAGCCGTTGGAGATCCGGCTGGGCCAGCTGTCCTTCTCGGTGACCATGCGCACCCCCGGCGACGACTTTGACCTGGTGGCCGGCTTCCTGGTGTCGGAGGGCATCATCTGGAGCGCGGAGCAGCTCGTGTCGCTGCGTTTCTGCGCCGGCGAGGACGAGAACGGCGTGCAGACCTTCAACGTGGTGGAGGTCCAGTTGCGGCCTGACGTCACCATTCCCTCCATCGGGCGCCACATCTATACGTCCAGCTCCTGTGGCATTTGCGGGACAGATTCGGTGGAGTCCGTCCGGAAGTCCTCGCGCTACAGCCTGGACGAGGATCCCCTGAGCATCGACGCGGAACTCCTGGCTTCGCTGCCGGGGTTGTTGCGGAAATCGCAGCGCGTTTTTGAGGATACCGGGGGAGTGCATGCGGCCGGGCTGTTCAAGATTACGGACGACGGCGGCGCGGAACTTTTGTGCCTCCGCGAGGACGTGGGCCGCCACAACGCCGTGGACAAGGTAGTGGGCTGGGCACTGCGTGAAGGACTGCTCCCGCTGCGCGGAACTGTACTGCAGGTGTCCGGCAGGGCCTCCTTCGAGCTGGTGCAAAAAGCAGCGCTGGCAGGAATCCCCGTACTGGCTGCCGTCAGCGCGCCCTCGAGCCTTGCCGTGGAACTCGCGGAAGCGAGCGGCATGACCCTGGCCGGATTCAGCCGCGGAACCAGCCTCAACATCTACACGGGGGACCAGCGGATCGTCAGGCCCGCTGTACACGTTCCGGCCCGCACGCTGCCCTGA
- a CDS encoding HNH endonuclease, translating into MRTLVLNAGYEPLAVISFRRALVLVLTNKASVVAEGDDPVVGPQEILGRPSVILLNRYIRPRYNQSTAVSRRGVLRRDGHKCAYCGKAAHTIDHVHPKSRGGADSWENLVAACLRCNNVKGDHTPAEMGWKLRFVPEPPHGTIWQIKELEKPTPAWDPFLLPERAA; encoded by the coding sequence ATGCGCACTCTCGTTCTGAATGCTGGATATGAACCGCTGGCGGTTATTTCTTTCCGCCGGGCGCTGGTGCTTGTGCTGACGAACAAGGCGAGCGTTGTGGCCGAAGGGGACGATCCCGTAGTGGGTCCCCAGGAGATTCTGGGCCGCCCGTCCGTGATTCTCCTGAACCGCTACATCCGTCCCAGATACAACCAGTCCACGGCCGTCAGCAGACGCGGGGTGCTTCGCCGTGACGGGCACAAATGTGCCTACTGCGGGAAAGCTGCGCACACGATCGACCATGTCCACCCCAAGTCCCGCGGCGGAGCCGATTCCTGGGAGAACCTTGTGGCTGCATGCCTTCGGTGCAACAACGTCAAAGGTGATCACACCCCGGCGGAGATGGGTTGGAAGCTGCGGTTCGTGCCCGAGCCTCCGCATGGCACCATCTGGCAGATCAAGGAACTCGAGAAGCCCACGCCTGCCTGGGATCCCTTCCTGCTTCCGGAACGCGCTGCCTAA
- a CDS encoding alpha-mannosidase → MHDDRRITEVRLERFVRERIAPAVYSRSLPLTLSSWDVPDEPVPALEAMRQDFQPQEHGAGWGKPWGTKWFRLQGEVPEFWGAGPDTTVEVVVDLGFTTEVPGFQCEGIAWRADGTIIKAVSPRNQYIPLKLLGGGMAVDFYVEAAANPDVAQGWTFAPTPHGDKSTAGTEPQYRLGTIAIAELNQTVWELQQDIWTLSGLMAELPWQQPRRHEILRALERMMDVMDPDDVAGTAAAGRGALAEVLARPAYASAHQLVATGHAHIDSAWLWPVRETVRKCARTFSNVVALMDEYPDFVFSCSSAQQLAWIKEFYPELFGRIREKVRAGQFVPVGGMWVESDTNMPGGEAMARQFVEGKSFFLAEFGVDCQEAWLPDSFGYSAALPQIVKSAGSRWFLTQKTSWNQTNRMPHHTFNWEGIDGTRIFTHFPPVDTYNSELSGRELAHAERNYRDHGRGTVSLVPFGYGDGGGGPTREMLAAAARTADLEGSPKVRIGSAVSFFRQAEAEYQSLPVWVGEMYLELHRGTYTSQARTKKGNRRSEHLLREAELWCATAAIRTDSFVYPAAELKRLWRLVLLHQFHDILPGSSIAWVHQDAERNYQAIGVALEALIAEAAAAMLGTGQRTFLLNAAPHPRTGVAALAAGEPAVPALPARATAQEGGYVLDNGIIRAVVDADGLISSLKDYASGREAIAPGERGNLLELHRDTPNEWDAWDIDEFYRRNVTPLTRAQCVRLAEDDGEAAVVVERLAGSSAITQRISLAAGSPSLSITTSVDWQEREKLLKLGFALDVRADRSAAETQFGHVFRATHTNTSWEAAKFEICAHRWIHVAEPGYGVAVSNSSTYGHDVSRSIREADGGTTTTVRLSLLRAPKFPDPDADRGEHELTVTIRPGAEIADAVQEGYRTNLPPRLVSGGSPVEPLFSLSNPAIVVEAVKLAEDGSGDVIARLYESLGQRSAGRLTATFPVRRVAPVDLLERTVEAAGVVTGPDGAELLLRPFQLVTLRFVLAGG, encoded by the coding sequence TTGCATGACGACCGACGGATCACGGAAGTCCGCCTCGAAAGGTTCGTCCGCGAACGTATCGCCCCTGCCGTCTACAGCCGGAGCCTGCCCCTGACCTTGAGCAGCTGGGATGTTCCCGACGAGCCGGTCCCGGCCCTCGAAGCCATGCGGCAGGACTTCCAGCCGCAGGAACACGGCGCCGGGTGGGGGAAGCCGTGGGGCACCAAGTGGTTCCGCCTCCAGGGCGAGGTGCCGGAATTCTGGGGTGCCGGGCCGGACACCACGGTGGAAGTGGTGGTGGACCTTGGCTTCACCACTGAGGTCCCGGGTTTCCAGTGCGAAGGCATCGCCTGGCGGGCCGACGGCACCATCATCAAAGCGGTCTCGCCCCGCAACCAGTACATCCCGCTGAAGCTGCTCGGCGGCGGCATGGCCGTTGACTTCTACGTGGAGGCAGCCGCCAATCCCGACGTGGCGCAGGGCTGGACTTTTGCCCCCACACCACATGGGGACAAGTCGACGGCGGGAACCGAGCCGCAGTACCGGCTGGGAACGATTGCCATCGCAGAGCTGAACCAGACCGTGTGGGAACTCCAGCAGGACATCTGGACGCTGTCCGGGCTGATGGCTGAGCTGCCCTGGCAGCAGCCACGGCGGCACGAGATCCTCCGGGCCCTCGAGCGCATGATGGATGTGATGGACCCGGATGACGTTGCCGGGACGGCAGCAGCCGGACGTGGAGCGCTCGCCGAGGTCCTGGCCAGGCCCGCCTATGCGTCGGCACATCAACTGGTGGCTACCGGCCATGCCCACATCGACTCCGCCTGGCTGTGGCCGGTCCGGGAGACCGTGCGTAAATGCGCCAGGACGTTCTCCAACGTGGTGGCCCTGATGGATGAATACCCGGACTTCGTTTTCTCCTGCTCCTCCGCCCAGCAGCTCGCCTGGATTAAGGAGTTCTACCCCGAACTTTTTGGCCGGATCCGGGAGAAAGTGCGTGCAGGCCAGTTCGTCCCCGTCGGCGGCATGTGGGTGGAATCCGATACGAACATGCCCGGCGGCGAGGCCATGGCCCGGCAGTTTGTTGAGGGCAAGAGCTTCTTCCTGGCCGAATTCGGCGTGGACTGCCAGGAAGCCTGGCTTCCGGACTCCTTTGGCTACTCCGCAGCCCTGCCGCAGATCGTCAAATCCGCCGGCAGCAGATGGTTCCTGACCCAAAAAACCTCGTGGAACCAGACCAACAGGATGCCGCACCATACGTTCAACTGGGAGGGCATCGACGGCACACGGATCTTCACGCACTTCCCGCCGGTGGACACCTACAATTCCGAGCTCAGCGGACGCGAACTGGCCCACGCCGAGCGCAACTACCGCGACCATGGCCGCGGCACAGTATCACTGGTGCCCTTCGGCTACGGCGACGGCGGCGGTGGACCTACCAGGGAAATGCTTGCCGCTGCTGCCAGGACGGCGGACCTGGAAGGCTCACCGAAGGTGCGGATCGGATCGGCGGTGAGCTTCTTCCGGCAGGCCGAGGCCGAGTATCAGTCCCTGCCGGTCTGGGTGGGCGAGATGTACCTCGAACTCCACCGCGGCACGTACACCAGCCAGGCCCGGACGAAGAAGGGCAACCGGCGCAGCGAGCACCTTCTGCGCGAGGCGGAATTGTGGTGTGCCACTGCCGCCATACGCACGGACTCCTTCGTTTATCCGGCAGCCGAGCTCAAGCGGTTGTGGCGGCTGGTGCTGCTGCACCAGTTCCATGACATCCTGCCGGGCAGTTCCATCGCCTGGGTGCACCAGGATGCCGAACGCAACTACCAGGCCATTGGCGTTGCCCTCGAAGCACTCATCGCCGAAGCCGCCGCCGCCATGCTTGGCACCGGACAGCGGACCTTCCTGCTCAATGCAGCGCCGCATCCGCGCACGGGAGTAGCTGCGCTCGCGGCGGGGGAACCGGCCGTGCCGGCGCTGCCGGCACGGGCCACCGCCCAGGAGGGCGGCTACGTCCTGGACAATGGCATTATTCGTGCGGTGGTGGATGCTGACGGACTAATCAGTTCCCTCAAGGACTACGCCAGCGGCCGCGAAGCGATCGCCCCGGGGGAGCGCGGCAACCTGCTTGAGCTGCACCGCGACACGCCCAATGAGTGGGATGCCTGGGACATCGACGAGTTTTACCGGCGCAACGTCACGCCTTTGACACGCGCCCAGTGCGTGCGGCTGGCCGAGGACGATGGTGAGGCTGCTGTTGTGGTGGAACGGCTGGCGGGATCCTCTGCCATTACCCAACGCATCAGCCTTGCCGCAGGAAGCCCATCACTGTCCATCACCACTTCTGTTGACTGGCAGGAGCGGGAAAAGCTGTTGAAGCTCGGCTTTGCCCTTGATGTGCGGGCTGACCGGTCAGCCGCCGAGACACAGTTCGGGCACGTCTTCCGCGCCACCCACACCAACACATCCTGGGAAGCGGCCAAATTCGAAATTTGCGCACACCGGTGGATCCACGTGGCGGAGCCGGGCTACGGCGTCGCGGTTTCCAACTCGTCCACTTACGGGCACGATGTCAGCAGGAGCATCAGGGAGGCCGACGGCGGCACCACCACCACAGTGCGCTTGTCACTGCTGCGTGCCCCGAAGTTTCCGGACCCGGACGCGGACCGCGGAGAGCACGAACTGACGGTGACCATCCGGCCTGGCGCTGAGATCGCCGATGCTGTCCAGGAGGGTTACCGGACCAACCTGCCACCGCGCCTGGTCAGCGGAGGCTCCCCGGTGGAGCCACTGTTTTCCCTGTCCAACCCGGCCATTGTTGTTGAGGCAGTGAAGCTTGCAGAGGACGGCTCCGGAGACGTGATTGCCAGGTTGTACGAGTCGTTGGGCCAGCGCTCGGCCGGAAGGCTCACAGCCACCTTCCCTGTCCGGCGCGTCGCTCCAGTGGACCTGCTGGAGCGGACAGTCGAGGCTGCTGGAGTGGTGACCGGTCCCGATGGCGCCGAACTGCTGCTGCGGCCGTTCCAGCTGGTGACCTTGCGGTTTGTCCTCGCGGGCGGCTGA
- a CDS encoding molybdopterin molybdotransferase MoeA codes for MTEEPGKERSSADPPEVKRHLAHTWEEARQAAFEAATPIPAGPVPLHLALGRILDHDIVALQDMPHYASSAMDGWAVNGTGPWILVEAGTRLAPHQASPIVTGGLIPPGGKAVLRSESALLGTDEDGLPVLMTGGSARPGEPRTGQHIRKAGEEALEGDILVNAGVLLNPAHLALAALAGYDELPVQGKPVVRLLLTGSEVIGEGVPVPGQVRDTFGPQLPAVVNMLGGIASGQQRIGDSYAEWLGALEDVVPEVPGAPDLPADVVITTGGTGRSGTDHLRQAVAELGGRLVIDGIAMRPGHPAVLAELPDGRFVLGLPGNPLAAMMALCTVGAPLLAALGHGTLPEIQEVPCGTIIEPDPGRTRLMPFRLVYGMASPAQHTGPGMMRGLASAHGVMVVPPHGVQLGELVPAFALPWGPPILPPAEPGSKAKPRNAGRPGRTAAKPAAAGPVDWSALLG; via the coding sequence ATGACTGAAGAACCCGGGAAAGAACGGAGTTCAGCAGACCCGCCGGAGGTGAAGCGGCACCTCGCCCATACGTGGGAGGAAGCCCGGCAGGCTGCCTTCGAGGCCGCAACGCCGATTCCTGCCGGACCTGTCCCACTGCATCTGGCCCTGGGCCGCATCCTGGACCACGACATCGTGGCACTGCAGGACATGCCGCACTACGCGTCCTCGGCAATGGACGGCTGGGCGGTCAACGGGACCGGGCCGTGGATCCTCGTGGAAGCCGGCACTCGGCTGGCGCCGCACCAGGCAAGCCCTATCGTGACCGGCGGGCTCATTCCGCCCGGCGGGAAAGCCGTGCTTCGCAGCGAGAGCGCCCTGCTGGGCACGGACGAGGACGGACTGCCGGTCCTGATGACCGGCGGAAGCGCCAGGCCCGGTGAGCCACGCACCGGCCAGCACATCCGGAAAGCCGGTGAGGAAGCTCTGGAAGGGGACATCCTGGTGAACGCGGGAGTGCTCCTTAACCCTGCCCACCTGGCCCTGGCCGCCCTGGCGGGCTACGACGAATTGCCCGTCCAGGGTAAACCAGTGGTCCGGCTGCTGCTGACCGGTTCCGAAGTGATTGGCGAGGGTGTGCCGGTTCCGGGCCAGGTGCGGGACACTTTTGGTCCGCAGTTGCCGGCCGTGGTGAACATGCTCGGAGGAATAGCCAGCGGACAGCAGCGGATTGGCGACTCTTATGCCGAGTGGCTTGGCGCCCTCGAGGACGTGGTTCCGGAGGTGCCCGGCGCGCCGGACCTGCCGGCCGACGTCGTTATCACCACGGGCGGGACGGGAAGGTCAGGCACGGATCACCTCCGCCAGGCGGTGGCTGAGCTGGGCGGCCGGCTCGTCATCGATGGGATAGCGATGCGGCCGGGGCACCCGGCGGTCCTCGCGGAGCTGCCGGACGGGCGGTTTGTGCTGGGCCTGCCGGGGAATCCCCTCGCCGCGATGATGGCGCTGTGCACAGTGGGGGCGCCGCTGCTCGCTGCGCTGGGCCACGGCACACTGCCGGAGATCCAGGAGGTGCCCTGCGGAACCATCATCGAGCCCGATCCGGGGCGTACCCGCCTGATGCCGTTCCGCCTCGTATACGGGATGGCTTCGCCGGCACAGCACACGGGTCCCGGCATGATGCGCGGACTGGCCTCGGCCCACGGCGTGATGGTGGTGCCGCCGCATGGGGTACAGCTCGGCGAACTGGTGCCGGCCTTCGCGCTGCCCTGGGGGCCGCCCATCCTGCCGCCTGCGGAGCCCGGTTCGAAAGCAAAACCCAGGAACGCGGGCCGGCCGGGCCGGACGGCCGCCAAGCCGGCAGCCGCTGGCCCCGTGGACTGGAGCGCACTCCTTGGCTGA
- a CDS encoding ABC-F family ATP-binding cassette domain-containing protein, producing the protein MTATLVAKEVSGGHDHRQLFSRLSLTVAPGDVVGVVGANGAGKSTLLRLLAGVDQPQEGTVSLAPADAFVGWLPQEHERIQGETVAGYIARRTGCAEATAEMESTAEALGSGAPGADDAYARAFDRWMASGAADLDERIPAVLAELGLETGAEAEMTGLSGGQAARVALAALLLSRFDVVLLDEPTNDLDLAGLAKLEDFVRGLRGGVVLVSHDREFLARCVTTVVELDLAQNSVAVYDGGYDAFLEERAVSRRHAREKYEEFAATKADLVSRARTQREWSSQGVRNAMKKNPDNDKIRRAASTESSEKQAQKVRQMESRIARLDVVEEPRKEWQLQFSIGQAPRSSSVVATLRDAVVRQGNFTLGPVNLQLNAGERIGITGPNGAGKSTLLRLLLGDLAPESGSAAMGASIAVGEIDQARGLLAGHLPLADAVEAVLVDLTPAEVRTLLAKFGLKADHTARTIDSLSPGERTRAALALLQARGVNLLVLDEPTNHLDLPAIEQLEEALESYDGALLLVTHDRRLLENVRLDVRWKVENGTVMEQQQ; encoded by the coding sequence ATGACTGCGACCCTTGTTGCCAAGGAGGTTTCCGGCGGTCACGACCACCGGCAGCTTTTCTCCCGGCTCTCCTTGACCGTTGCCCCCGGTGACGTGGTGGGCGTGGTGGGTGCCAACGGTGCCGGCAAGTCCACGCTGCTGCGGCTCCTGGCCGGCGTCGACCAGCCGCAGGAAGGAACGGTCAGCCTTGCCCCGGCAGATGCATTCGTGGGCTGGCTTCCCCAGGAACACGAGCGGATTCAAGGTGAAACCGTGGCCGGCTATATCGCCCGGCGGACAGGTTGCGCGGAGGCGACAGCCGAGATGGAATCCACCGCCGAGGCGCTTGGCTCAGGTGCGCCTGGTGCGGATGATGCCTACGCCCGGGCCTTCGACCGCTGGATGGCCTCGGGTGCCGCGGACCTGGATGAGCGCATCCCTGCTGTCCTGGCCGAGCTTGGCCTCGAGACCGGGGCTGAGGCTGAGATGACAGGTCTTTCGGGCGGACAGGCAGCCCGGGTGGCGCTGGCGGCCCTGTTGCTTAGCCGGTTCGACGTTGTACTCCTGGACGAACCCACGAATGATTTGGACCTGGCCGGTCTGGCAAAACTGGAGGATTTTGTCCGCGGCCTGCGCGGAGGTGTTGTGCTGGTCAGTCACGACCGGGAATTCCTTGCCCGCTGCGTCACCACCGTGGTGGAGTTGGACCTGGCGCAGAATTCGGTAGCAGTTTACGACGGCGGCTACGACGCCTTCCTGGAAGAACGCGCCGTTTCGCGGCGGCACGCACGCGAGAAATATGAGGAGTTCGCCGCCACCAAAGCGGACCTGGTGTCACGGGCGCGGACCCAGCGCGAGTGGAGTTCCCAGGGTGTGCGGAATGCCATGAAGAAGAACCCGGACAACGACAAGATCCGCCGGGCCGCCAGCACCGAGTCTTCGGAGAAGCAGGCCCAGAAGGTGCGGCAGATGGAATCGCGGATTGCCCGGCTGGACGTGGTGGAAGAGCCCCGGAAGGAATGGCAGCTGCAGTTCTCCATCGGCCAGGCGCCCCGCTCCAGCTCGGTGGTGGCAACCCTCCGCGATGCCGTGGTGAGGCAGGGCAATTTCACCCTGGGCCCGGTGAATCTCCAGCTCAACGCGGGGGAGCGGATCGGCATTACCGGTCCCAACGGCGCCGGAAAGTCCACCCTGCTCCGCCTTCTGCTGGGCGACCTCGCGCCGGAGTCCGGCAGCGCAGCAATGGGCGCTTCCATTGCAGTCGGCGAGATCGACCAGGCGCGCGGGCTGCTCGCCGGGCACCTCCCCCTGGCTGACGCCGTCGAGGCGGTCCTGGTGGACCTGACTCCGGCAGAGGTCCGCACCCTGCTGGCCAAGTTCGGCCTCAAGGCGGACCACACAGCCAGGACCATTGATTCGCTTTCGCCGGGTGAACGCACCAGGGCGGCCCTGGCCCTGCTGCAGGCGCGGGGCGTGAACCTCCTTGTCCTGGATGAGCCAACCAACCACCTGGACCTGCCAGCCATTGAGCAGCTTGAGGAGGCGCTGGAAAGCTACGACGGCGCCTTGCTGCTGGTGACGCACGACCGCAGGCTGCTGGAAAACGTGCGGCTGGATGTACGTTGGAAAGTGGAGAACGGAACGGTAATGGAGCAGCAACAATGA
- a CDS encoding C40 family peptidase, whose protein sequence is MSKAVSANAGTVGRQAAVIAAASGLILSMGLPATAADTTPGVSASAESGSAQSALAVTAAPTATVSFERPVVKTTAAPRVQAVRTQSTASGNGTAATGTAASTVEKLAETASSASTSGIAAIAYTGIGRSYVWGGTSPVTGWDCSGFTQWVYAQAGISIPRTNAWTVMKPTSTPQPGDLVMQNGGAHVGIYVGNGMMISALNPSQGTLLHAAAATGSSAFFTMN, encoded by the coding sequence GTGTCCAAAGCTGTTAGTGCCAATGCCGGGACAGTTGGTCGCCAGGCTGCCGTTATCGCAGCTGCCTCCGGCCTCATCCTGAGCATGGGCTTGCCGGCCACCGCCGCAGACACCACCCCTGGTGTGTCCGCCTCCGCCGAGTCCGGTTCAGCGCAGAGCGCCCTTGCCGTTACTGCGGCGCCCACGGCCACCGTCTCCTTCGAGCGCCCGGTGGTCAAGACCACTGCGGCTCCCAGGGTGCAGGCCGTACGTACCCAGTCCACTGCCTCAGGTAACGGAACGGCTGCCACCGGAACCGCTGCCTCCACCGTGGAGAAGCTGGCCGAAACCGCCTCTTCTGCTTCCACTTCAGGCATTGCTGCCATCGCGTACACCGGCATTGGCCGCTCCTACGTCTGGGGCGGCACCAGCCCCGTCACCGGCTGGGACTGCTCGGGCTTCACCCAGTGGGTCTACGCACAGGCCGGCATCAGCATTCCCCGCACCAATGCGTGGACTGTTATGAAGCCGACTTCCACTCCACAGCCTGGTGACCTGGTCATGCAGAACGGCGGCGCGCACGTTGGCATCTACGTCGGCAACGGCATGATGATCAGCGCACTGAACCCCTCCCAGGGGACGCTGCTGCACGCGGCTGCCGCCACCGGCTCCTCCGCATTCTTCACCATGAACTAG
- a CDS encoding DUF6457 domain-containing protein: MKSQDETLEEWCRSLLQAYELEDVQVDVNAILALAGVAAHSVVRPAAPLTTFIAGYAAGLASGSGQSTEASSMEDALAVARALAADYDAEAAGAPGE, encoded by the coding sequence GTGAAAAGCCAGGATGAAACGCTGGAGGAGTGGTGCAGGTCCCTCCTCCAGGCTTATGAGCTTGAGGACGTCCAGGTGGACGTCAATGCCATCCTTGCCCTCGCGGGCGTCGCTGCGCACTCCGTTGTGCGGCCGGCAGCGCCGCTGACCACCTTCATTGCCGGCTACGCCGCCGGTCTTGCCTCAGGTTCGGGGCAAAGCACGGAGGCTTCCTCGATGGAAGACGCCTTGGCCGTGGCACGTGCCCTGGCTGCCGACTACGATGCCGAAGCCGCCGGGGCTCCCGGCGAATGA
- the mobA gene encoding molybdenum cofactor guanylyltransferase yields MEQNRLDFDALVLAGGRSSRLGGVPKQGLVFEGVPLLQHSLAACSAASLTAVVGPDPGPLPARVVACREQPEFAGPAAAVAAGLEALAQAGGGRHFTLVLACDMPRVAGAVRVLAEFLDSPGYTGDGVMACSEDGRAQMLVGFYRTDGLKSAVTELASRDGLIDASMRSLLASLDLQLVTVPAGTTADVDTWDDAAALGVDAEAGRAPGPARQHELGGEE; encoded by the coding sequence GTGGAACAGAACAGGTTGGACTTCGACGCCCTGGTGCTTGCCGGCGGCCGGTCGTCCCGCTTGGGCGGGGTACCCAAGCAAGGGCTGGTTTTTGAAGGCGTACCCCTGCTGCAGCATTCACTTGCGGCCTGCTCCGCCGCCTCCCTGACGGCGGTGGTGGGCCCGGATCCGGGACCGCTGCCTGCGCGGGTAGTCGCCTGCCGCGAGCAGCCGGAGTTTGCAGGACCGGCTGCTGCTGTCGCTGCCGGACTGGAAGCGCTCGCCCAGGCGGGCGGCGGACGCCATTTCACCCTGGTGCTCGCCTGCGATATGCCCAGGGTCGCCGGCGCGGTCCGGGTGTTGGCAGAATTCCTCGACTCGCCGGGTTACACCGGAGACGGAGTGATGGCCTGTTCCGAAGACGGTAGAGCCCAAATGCTGGTGGGTTTTTACCGCACGGATGGGTTAAAAAGCGCCGTGACGGAGCTGGCCTCCCGGGACGGCTTAATCGACGCGTCCATGCGCTCCCTCCTTGCTAGTCTTGACCTGCAGCTTGTCACCGTCCCCGCCGGTACCACAGCCGATGTGGATACCTGGGATGATGCCGCCGCATTAGGAGTTGACGCGGAGGCCGGACGTGCGCCGGGACCGGCGCGGCAGCATGAATTGGGAGGCGAAGAGTGA